The Camarhynchus parvulus chromosome 19, STF_HiC, whole genome shotgun sequence genomic sequence AACAAGGTGTTTTATGTTATCTGCATACAGTTTCATTCCTAGGAAGCACATGTTTCCTCTGGAATATGGACGTGGATTCCTCTCTTCCTCATTAGCAACATCAAGACTGACATTTTTATGGTGAGAAAGCTGTGCTGAGTTCTGAGATCTTAATTACAGAGATGGCTTCATTTCCATTCCATGTCATGTTTAGGGAATTGTTGGCAAGTTACAGACAAAATGTAGACAAAGGTGTTGGAAAAAGTCTGAATTTGTATATGTCGTTTTCCCTCTTGagttattataaatatatttttatcagcaggtttgttttcatttttattgaatAACAGGCAAGAGCTGATGATGCTGTTGCATCAAAAACCTTTGCAGCATTTTGgatgctgctgaggagctgcctatTGGTAATCTATATTTATGCATTAATAAAGAGCCTTGTGACTCTGAGTACCACAAACTAAGGAGTATAATTAGTTTGCTATTAAATAGGTAAATACATAATTCTTTTATATATTCATGGATAGATGGCAAGACTAGAGAGACAGCCAccttttgcaaaacaaaatacagataATTTCATTGAATAATTTCATATTCTACTCAAAATCTCCGGAAGTTGGGGGTCTGCACCCAGCCTAACAGCCTCTGGAAAAGCTGTTTCTCCAGACCAGTTTCTGTCAAAAAGATCTTatgtaaattatatatttagCAATATATGACACAGCTCTGAATTTTTGAGGGTGTTAGATCCATCCAGGATTAGataagttggggttttttttcctcataacaTTAATATTTAGAGGCTGACTcttacatacatatatataaactttaaataaaatataggaGAAATATGAAGCAAAAAGACTTTAGGACTTACTGGTTCTTCCTCAACTTTGTTCTGAATTAGCttattgttaaaatatttatctttaaatCAACCACACAAGAAAGATTTTACAAAGTTTTGTAAATTGAATTGAAATTCAAGAATTGAAACTGTGACCCCCCAGAAACAATTGCTGTCTAGTGGTTTgggtgctgggtttttttgggtttttttttttttgcaaactttAGTGTATTTACAAAGAGGAAATCTGGAGAAGAATATCCATTACTAAATGCAAttaaaggggagggaaaaacaacagcaacttACTGCAATTCTTGTAAAGAGCTTTGCTAAACCTCTGGGAATAGAAGCCACTGATGCTTCTGGTTCCAGAATTGTTCTTAATTATCTTATTGCTCtattctctgtttttccagtgAACTTCCCTTGGTTCTAAAAATCATCACATTTTGCAGACAAATGAAGTGGAGAAGCAAACTCTGAGGGCTTTGCAGTCCAGACACCTTGGAGGAGGAATATCTGGCACCAAATTCCTGTAGATCAGTGGGTGTTTACTGAGACTGGACCATTTCTCAGAAGACAGGATTTTTGTCAACATTTGTAAGTTCTGCATGTATATTTGAATAGCATGGTtggttatttttaaactctgttATTTGTGATGTGGCAAGGCATTCTagccaaaatatttccttgttcATTGTATCAAACTTCTGTGTACATGGGTTCCAAGGAGATCAAGTATgttgtgcattttttaaactaGATAATGcttattgggtttttttgataatCCTTCCACAGATTTGTGAAGGTTCTTTCCCTTGCAAATTCCTACTCATGAGGAAATGCAGCTTTGTCTTCATTATCAAATATATTATCAGGGTTTGGAAAGGAAAGCATGTATAATGTAGGTTTGAGCAATTGCCAGGGAGACAGGATTGAGCCTATTCTGcacatttatatttcttttgtgGAAAACAATTGATTGTGTGTTCTGTAGCCACTCACTGATGTTTTTGGCTCAATCTGCATGAGTTTAAATAGAcgaaaaattaaaattatacattattatattccctctgtattttttctatACTTTATAGAactgtttttattcctttttcacTGTAGTAATAGTTCTTCTGTAATTTTAGTATCTTGTTccaaatagaaatatttttatttcttatttatagGACAATTCAGTTAATAAGATATTATGTTATTCTTTCAGAGTGGTTCTAAGGAGACAAAGGACTTGAAAGGTGAGCAAGTTAAATTGCAGTCATTAGTATTTTATCTGTGCTATGATAGATTGTTTCCAGTAACCCTAAATGTGCAAGTTTGCAAATGGCTGTTTTCTTTATGTGTATATTGTACAAAATTATAGAAAATGCAAATgacaaaattttcttccctgtcctgctttcacagaaaaatgtaaGTGACCCTTGATGTAAATATGAATTATTCCCACAGAACTGAAAATCCAGCTTCAATGCAGGTTTGCACACAACCCTCAGAATGTTTCTCTTGTGAAGAGAAACAACCTTGAAGCGTGTTCATGTTGTTTTAACCCTGACTGTACAGAGAAAATTACTGACCACTCTAATGTGGTTTATGATTTGAAGCTTTTAAAAGATTTAGTGACATTCCTGTGCTCAAAGCTGTAGGATTTCCAAGCAATGTGGGGTTTCAGAGCATGTCTCTAAGCCAGCTGTGCAGCAATTCAGGTATTATGTGTTCCTGTCTCCactgctggaattccaggataTTTTCCATTCAGTGGCACAAGGACAATATTTGTCTGATTAAAACGGGTTGAtaagaaaccaaacaaagaaaaggcaacTTGTTTTACCTTCAGCAGAGTGTGTTatctgtgagggtggggaggcagaggctgcccacagcagctgtggctccccctggatccctgggagtgtccgaggccaggttggacagggcttggagcaatcttggatagtggaaggtgaccctggccatggcagaggggtggaatgagatgagctttaaggtcatCCCAGCCAAAGCATTCTCTGATTGTGTATTTGTTGCTTGTGTCAGGTTCTGTGTGGTTGTGAATCAGACAAGATCAGCTGTGGTTGTTCTTATCTATGGTAAGCTCTCCTCTGTGTTTCCGTGCCTCATGGCTGAGGTGACTCTCACCTCTCAAGGATCACACTCTCCAATTTCCATCAGGCACTGCCAGAACTCTGGCAAAGCCCTTAAGGATCATTTTCCTGGGTGCAGGAAGGCCTCTGTGCTCAGCATCCCAGAGATCAGGTTATGGCACAAGCAGGGCTTTTTTCACATCCCTGATAGAATCATGAGAATGGTTTGTGGCACAAACCAGTCAGAAAgtagagaagaaaagcagagatttttggggtttgaggtTGTTCAGGTTTTAGCAATGACTGGAGGATGAGGCAGTGGTTTTAGGCAGAGGTAGCtgaggctcagctctgctgggaaatggACAGGAagctctgggatgctctggtttgttttctgcattctgGAATGGGTAAGGGCAGTGGGAACAGGAACAAATGGAATAAAGACCCTACAAACTCTTCTGGCTGTGGGCACAGTGAGAATGTGTCCATCTGCCTCATTTCTGGGATGAGAGCAACCAATCCACTCCCTGCTGTTTGTGGAAAACATTCCTGGCCAAGAGGGACTCATGGCCCTGTAAGTGCTGACCTGAGGTGTTTGTCTCCTTCCTCACAGACTGCTGGCTCATCATGTCCTCCATCCTTGGGAAGATGAAGAAGTTTGGCAGTTTTGACATGGAGGAATCTGAAGTGACAGATGAACACACAGATGGGGAGGACTCTGTCCAGGAAGCCCCTGACAACCCCCAGGGCCCACTCAGCTCCAGGGTGCACCCACCcaaaagcaacatttttgcAAGACGGGGCCGCTTTGTGATGGGGGACAGTGACAAGGACATGGCTCCCATGGACTCCTTCTGCCAGATGGATCACCTGATGGCACCTTCTGTCATCAAATTCCCTGTGAATTTGGAGAGGGGCAAACTTCACAAGTAAGTCTGCCTGGTGAGATTTGGTTGTAATGAGTAGTTTGACAGCTGCAGGCCATGGTTCTTAGAGCAGCATTTGTTCTCTCCACTTGAGCATGACCACTTTTTCAGTTTCACTGTTTTCTATGCCAAATTAGGGAGTGTTGCAACTGAAAGTGACAATAACTGTTGTCTCTTGGCGTCTCTAAAAATCTCTATCTCCATGGATATTATGCCCAAAATTGGCAGTAGGCCTCAGTTCACTTGCTTGAGGCTGCTCAGTGAATGGACATGGTTCAGAGTGAGAACAAGGGATTGCCTGGCTCCAGGCTTGCAGTTACACTGCCAAACTTCAATGCCTCTTTGATCACTTGTTCTCAGCTTTTCAGCAACAGAATTGTAATTTTATCAGGAGAATTGCTTGCAGACTTTGTTCTTTTAGTCTTTGCAGAGGTACCTATTCTGATCTGCAGCGTTTACTACTTCACCTGAGCAAACGAAGAGCAGTGTTCTGGTAGTTGATAAAAAGCCTGCTAAATATCTGACTTTAGGTAACTGACATTTCCCCTTGTTAGGCTCCTATCTACAGATTCCATCACAGGCTGGTCAGAAAAAGCTTTCAGATTTTATGACCGCAGAAGAATCTTTGATGCTGTAGCCCAAGGCAACACAAAGGACCTCAGTGACCTGCTACTCTACCTTAACAGAACCTTCAAGCATCTCACAGATGAGGAGTTCAAAGGTACCTTTTAGTGTCACGTACCTTGAGTtgccttcttcttcttccagtAGTGCTCctgagatgaaaataaaaaagataattatGTTCCATGTCTGCAGGAGGTCCTTTAATAGCCCTATTGATTGGGCAACCCATTCCAATCATTTCCATTGATTGGAAAGTTACAGGAGctgaaattttctgtgaaacacTAAATGAAGTTTCTTGTCTTTTGAAAAGAACCTCATTAATTCCTGTTTGCCTGGGTATAGATGGTGGCTTTGTAATCGCTTCTATATACctgcaattttttattttacagagcCTGAAACTGGCAAAACCTGTTTACTGAAAGCCATGCTGAATCTACATGATGGGAAAAATGATACCATTCCCTTGCTGCTGGATATTGCAAGGAAAACTGGAACTCTGAAAGAGTTTGTTAATGCAGAATATACTGACAACTACTACAAGGGtaagaggagcagctgctgcagtgaatgCTTAGGGTGCTCAGACTGAAATGGGGTCAGGCAGGGCTCTCAAAGTCTTGTGCATGAGGCCTTATGCACCCCAAAGTTCTGGTGTGTTACTGACAATCTGTGCAtttgtgctggggctgtgcccagttGGGTGCAATATTCTGCAATTTTTGATATACAGCGATGTAATGACTTGCATTTGctgtttgtgtggtttttttcctgttcagttGTAGAGCTTTTTAGCCTACAGAGCTCTCAGTTCCAGCATCTTACATGGAGCTGAGGGAATTGCAGTGCTGAAAGCTCTCAGTCTGTACTAAATGCTGAGGATTTCTGTCTGATGGGTGTCTCTGCAGGCCAGACTGCTCTTCACATTGCCATCGAGAGAAGGAACATGTACCTGGTGAAGCTCCTGGTCCAGAATGGAGCAGATGTTCATGCCAGAGCCTGTGGGGAGTTCTTCAGGAAAATCAAAGGGAAATCTGGCTTTTATTTTGGTAGGAGTGAGCACAGTATGGTCTTTATTGATGGAGTTGTCCTAGCAGCATCCCAAGTGCAAGCTGTTAAATAATCCTGTTTATGTGGGGCTGGAGGCTCAGAAGTACCAGATGGGCTGTTCCACCTTTAGGCCAAATATTTTCTCCCAAAGACTGAGCTTATAAAGAAACACAGTTGGTAGCTGATGGTGTTCAGTGTGAGCCTGGTGTCAGCTTTCCTTTGTTCTCTGAGCACTGTATTCTTTGTAACCTGCTCCTGTCctggcagggtttttttaagcagctgtgcttctgtgatGTAGTTAAACTAAAGAAAACCTATTTTAACAGCTATCACAAGAATTGGTGCTATTCCAGACagagaaattaatcttttcacATGGTGAAAGATGAAAACAATGTGATGTTTCTGTTTATGCACATCTAGTACTGGGCTTTCTGACCACTCCTTCCCATTGTTTGCCATAGGAGAGCTGCCTTtgtccctggctgcctgcaccAACCAGCTCTGCATTGTGAAATTCCTCCTGGAGAATCCCTACCAGGCAGCCAACATCGCTGCTGAGGACTCCATGGGCAACATGGTCCTGCACACACTGGTGGAGATTGCAGATAACACCAAGGATAACACCAAGTTTGTGACCAAGATGTATAATAACATATTGATCCTTGGTGCCAAAATTAATCCCATCCTCAAGCTGGAAGAACTCACCAACAAGAAAGGGCTGACTCCTTTAACTCTGGCAGCCAAAACAGGGAAGATAGGGGTAGGTGAACAAAGGTGTTTGACTGTCCCATTGCTGTGTCACATTATAGAAAGAACATGTAAAACATTTATGCAGAATGGATTTTAGAACTTCATTTTTGAGGCCTTTTAGTTAAGAGGAACTGATGCTGCTGTTTAACTGCACAGTCCTTAAAGGCTACaaagtgtgagtgtgtgtgcccagctggtTTATTCACACACCACTGGTATGCAAGGCAGCCCCAGAGGAAACAGAAAGTGGATCTCTGATGTCATCTGAACCACTGGAGCTCTTTTATTTCAGACTGGCTGATGTAATTCATCTTCTGGCAGTCCCAATTCAAAGTGACTGCTCAGAGGTGTGTaacatctctgcttttctcttgcaGTTTTGAAACAGATAATTCCAAGTTGTAAGAGGTGTTTGTGTTTCCCATCTCCCATCACGCAGTGAGAAAATCAACTGTGTTTATTTCAGCCTGTGATCTCTGCAGTGCTCCAGTGGTTGGCTTCAGCTCAGTTGAACTAGGGAGAAATGACCCTTCCTGTGTTGTGGAGAGGCTGAGGAATGAGAAGTCCATTAGCACTGAAATGTTGGTTGTATTGTTCTTTTGCAATTAGATTTTCGCTTACATCCTCAGACGGGAGATCAAAGACCCCGAGTGCAGACACTTGTCCAGGAAGTTCACTGAATGGGCCTATGGACCTGTCCACTCCTCTCTTTATGACCTGTCCTGTATAGACACCTGTGAGAAAAATTCAGTGCTGGAGATCCTTGCCTACAGCAGTGAGACACCAGTGAGTACTGCACTTCCTTGCCTGGGGAGAGCTTCATGTTCCACACAGAGCAtcttttccctgatttccatAAAACAGCAACCTCCACCCTGAGCTTAAGGGAACTAGAGGGATCATCTGCTAAAGATTTATagaatgtgggttttttcaaaGACCAGTATATTCTGGTCCTaccaaaattctccttttgcTCCTGCACAGAACCGTCACGAGATGCTGCTGGTGGAGCCCCTTaacaggctgctgcaggacaagTGGGACCGCTTTGTCAAGCACTTGTTTTACTTCAACTTCTTTGTCTACACCATGCACATCACCAtcctcactgcagctgcttACTACAGACCtgtacagaaaaatgaaaaggtaCATTATCCTGTCATGTGTCAGGGGAACTGCCCACTGCATGATATCCCAATTTGAATGTGTGCCCTTAGCatccaaattttcccctttccaaaaggcaggagagagatTTGACCCTGCTTGCGTCCCACTCTTGCCCCATTGCTGCAGCACATTGAGAAACTTAACCACTCCCTGTTCCCCCAGAAATGGAGTTGCTTCCAGCAACTGCAAGGCCAGCAGTTCTGCTGAACATAtctatttttctgtcttctacAGCCTCCCTTCACCTTTGGTTACAGCACTGGGGAATATTTTCGAGTAACTGGAGAGATCCTGAGTGTACTGGGAGGcctctatttctttttcagaggggtaagatatttgaaaattttccttttgctgtttggGTAGGTGTAGGAGAGAATCAAACAAGCTTTTCGTATTCATGAACATTGGCTGCTTAGATAATCCATGTTTTAGTCAAGAGGTACAAAAATCATTTTCCTTGACTTGATGTTATTGGAGAGTCCTCCCTAGATCTTACACCAGTGCTggttttgaggtgttttttgggTACCAGCTCCCTGATACAGGGGTCAGTGCTTAGTTAATTAATTCACAGGGGATATTAATATTTCCTTGATGCAAACCTGGCCTTTGTTCCCTTTTCAGATCCAGTATTTCGTGCAGAGGCGCCCATCACTGAGGACCCTGATAGTTGATGGCTACAGTGAGGTTCTTTTGTAAGCTCCAATATCTTTGATTGCATCTCAGTGTGTGGGATCTGTAGTTGAGGCTGAAGCCACCTGGGACAGGAGCTTTGCAATAATTCCCTGAGTCTTTAGAGGTGCCAGTGGACATCCTTGAACAGATGGGTCTGGATCAGTGACCTCCTGTGGAGGTAAAGCAAATTAAGTGTCTGAATGTTCAGTGTGTCATGCAGGAGTTAGGAATAGATCTCCAATGGGATTTACACATTGTTTATGCAGAATGCCTCTCCAAGGCCCTTTCTCTTCCCAACTGGACAATCCCTTGTTCTGCTCTCTCCCCCACGGGGCTGCTCTGTTCCCAGCACCTGTGGCCAGCTCAGCCCTCTGCGTTCACGGCACTCTTGTCTTCCAGCTTTGTccactccctgctcctgctgagctctgtggtgCTGTACTTCTGTGGCCAGGAGCTCTACGTGGCTTCCATGGTGTTCTCCCTGGCCCTGGGCTGGACCAACATGCTCTACTACACGCGGGGCTTCCAGCAGATGGGGATTTACTCGGTCATGATCGCCAAGGTCAGTGCAGGGAGCGCCTGAGGGGGCAGCAGAGCCTCACCGCAGGAATTTCTGCAACAGCCCCATTTCCAGGCCATGTCTGCCTCTCATATGACTCTGCTACcctttgttattattttctgaGTGAAGTGATAAAATGTAAGTGATGTAAAAAAACCCCCCTGCTCTTCACCCATATGTTTTATAGCAGTCTTGATaggatgatgatgattattattatttttattacctgCCATGCTTCAAAATAACTATAATTGGGTAGGCGTGGATGCAAGGAGACTGAGAACAGCCTCACCAGTCTCACCAGGCTGCTCTGGTGGGACATGGCCCAGCTTTCTACCAGCTGGAAATTTCTCCGGGTATAGATAAAATGTTGCCAAACAGAGCAATTAGCAAAGAGGCAGTAGCTGGCTAATAAACCTCTCTGTGATGTAGCCAGCCAGTCCAAGAGGGAAGAAAGATGGAAGTGCCTTTATGTGGTTTGTGCTCACAAAGAGGAAACTGTTCTCATGTGTATGTGTTGCATTTGTGTGTAAATTGTTGCATGgataagagaaaaatgttttctgtattaaaatttattatctCAGCTGGATAATAATGCTTAATGCATGAACAGCCAGTTCAGAGCAAATGCATTCTTGAGCCAAAGCAGTATTTTCTACCAGTTTTTGTTGCAGTTTATATTcaagttttaaaatcttttcatctGTTTCCTTGCTACAGATGATCCTCAGAGATTTATGTCGCTTCATGTTTGTCTATCTCGTATTCCTCTTGGGATTTTCTACAGGTAATATTCTACTTGGAGttacttttttttaccttaaagaatctcagaaaattttattttttaagttgcTTAGGTATTTTTGTTCACAACTAAAAACGAACAAATTaacctaatttaaaaaaatttaagaaaaccaAATCTCTTCAGAATAACGATTATTTATAGTAATTTCATACAGCTTTTCAAAGTTGCAAAGCTGAATAGAAAACCAGCCATCCTTTTCTATGTGGAGAAAACTGAGCCAGCACCTGCTAAGAGGGTGTCAGCTCTGGGGAATATTTTATAGGGCAATTTCCCTGGGGTCAATGTGCCATGCAGGGAACGTGTGTTACCTCTCTGCTCCTTTTCACTGCTTGCAATGAAGTTATGATCTCAAACTGTGTTTCCATTGTGTGAATTCTCTTTTTGTCACAGCTGTGGTGACTTTGATTGAAGATGACAACGAGGGGCAGGAAACAAATATCTCTGACTATGCCAGGTGCTGCCACTTGAAACGGGGCCGCACCTCCTACAACAGCCTCTACTACACCTGCCTGGAGCTCTTCAAGTTCACCATTGGCATGGGGGACCTGGAGTTCACAGAGAATTACAGGTTCAAGTCTGTCTTTGTCATCCTGCTGGTGCTCTATGTCATCCTCACCTACATCCTCCTGCTCAACATGCTCATTGCTCTGATGGGGGAGACTGTCAACAAAATTGCCCAGGAGAGCAAGAGCATCTGGAAACTCCAGGTGTGTTGGTTCTGTCAGGCTGCTGTCCAAAAAAAAGGTGTGGGGAATTATAAGAGATTTCAGAAAGAATCCTTAGGAGCTGGCATCTAAATAGCAGGTCATTGCTTCTTCCTGATTCACCTGAACAGCTCCTAAAAAAAAGTGTATTAGCTCCTTTTCCATGAATATTTGATGTTTTGACTAAGCAGATGTTGCCAGTGTTCCACAGATGTTGAGAATGTaagaaaagaagtatttttctaaTTGGACAAAATTGTTTGGGCTTTATATGATGGAAAATCCTGATTAGACTATGAAGGGAAAGATTATACAAGGGGAAAACCAATCTTTACCAGAATCAGTTTTTGTTGGAGGTAAGAAAGGAACTTCACAGTTTTATTCACAGGGCAgtaattcagcattttcagtgACATATTAACAAAGGGTGATGCTGCAGAGTTACAGTGTCTGCTCTAAGATGTTGACAATGATAAAAACTCagggtttttaaaacaaagaaagaattcAGGATTTGTTTGACTTTGaccagcagcccctcagtgctctgctttcctttacGTGGCAGAGAGCCATCACAATCCTGGACATTGAGAACAGCTACTTGAACTGTCTGAGGCACTCGTTCCGCTCTGGGAAGCAAGTCCTGGTGGGGATCACCCCTGATGGCCAAGATGATTACAGATGGTGCTTCAGGTAACCTGTTTGTGTATCAAGCCAACAAGCTTTTGTAGACAAACAACTTCAAGTGTCTGGTGGTGGGAAGCAGAACTTTCCCCCTGGAGCCCTGTGAAGAATAGAGCACTAATAGTGTCTGCAATGGCCAGTTTAATCTGGGTTTTGGGTCAGATCTCAGGCTTGAGAGGTGACATTTTGTGGTATAAATTGATCCTGGAGCTGTCTAGTGATCCTTAAAATAGATCTTGGGTTTGTTGTTGTCTCCCCAGGGTTGATGAAGTGAACTGGTCCACGTGGAACACTAATCTGGGCATCATCAACGAAGACCCTGGGTACTCTGGGGACCTCAGACGAAATCTCAGTTTCTCCATTAGGCCTGGCAGAGGTGAGGCTTTCAGAGACCCAAATCATGCACTCTggtgaaagcagcagcatggaTTAACTGATGGAGGGCAGTCAGGGCTTTGCACTTACTGGTAATGCAGTGGCTGAGCTGATGGCATTTTCAGCCAGCACCAAATGCAAAGGATGAAATGGGCTCATTGCTCACAGTTTGACTCTCTGGAGTAAAAACCAAGGAGCTGCCTTGGAGACCCCAAGCCCCAGAGAGTTTAGGAGCTCAGCATCCAGCACCAAAGCATTTCACTGTGCAGTCAGTACTTACCACCTGAAATATGGAAAACTTGTGGAACAGGATGGGGAAGAAAACCACAAAGtcctttcttcctgcttctttcttcttctttcaaCAGCTTCCTGTTCAAACCacttgaatattttcttctatttctgtgGAGTGGAAAAGATTaaccattcctttcctttttagtTTCAGGGAAGCACTGGAAAACATTGGTTCCACTTCTAAAAGatggagagaagaggagagaagagcCTCACAAGCCACCAGAAGAAGTCAAATTAAAACCTGTTTTGGAACCTTATTTTGAGCCAGAAGATTCTGAGGAGTTGAAAGAGTCAATTCCAAAGTCAGCCTAATTCTGATTGCCTGTGCTGGTCCTCACAAAAGGGACAATAGAGCACTTAATTTACAGGAACAGGGACTTCTGGAAAAAGGTCAGAGACTTAGGGAATTACCATGTGTAAGGATTTATTTATTACACTAAGTGTGCTAAATAAACTATTTGTTGTTTAAGCTCATGTCTTCatggttattttttaatacaaccTTCTGTCTGTTTTTAGAGTCTCttgtattaaaaaatcatttttgtgAGCATGCACAGGCCCTGATTTTGTGGCTTTGCTGCctcaaaaaccaaccaaccaaattATTATGACAGTGGAAAAGCACTCATAAAAGAGCAGTAAAAGTCACCAAGATGTTCCTGTGGGGAAAGTTTCCTgaaaagcagataaataaaTGGGGACATGGAAAGAATACAAAATCACTTTCTCATAACACAAGAACAAATACACTCTGAAATTTTAAAGGTTGAATAGTCAAAATCaatgaaataaatgtttcttttatacTGTCTGAGTAAACTCCAGAAATTCACAGTTATTTTACTGAAGCTAAAAGCTTAACAAGATCCCAAATTTGACATTTATTTAGATAACGGATGAACTTTGCACAAAGTAAGAGATCGTGGTTATAGAGAATATATGTTTCAAAGGTCAGATGTATAACAATGTACAACAATAATAATCTTGAAATTAGAAAGTTTTTGTTCTTGATTTTGACAGCAAAAATCTGATGCTGAAAATCCATCTGGCTGGGTCTATAAagagaataaggaaaaatatcagAGGGAAAATAGGCAGATGTTCTGAAAAGACAGATGGGAGCCTTGGAAAGAGAGGAAACAATAAGAGGAACTTTGGCATCTTCTTGAAAAGTGAGTGGGC encodes the following:
- the LOC115911509 gene encoding transient receptor potential cation channel subfamily V member 1-like yields the protein MSSILGKMKKFGSFDMEESEVTDEHTDGEDSVQEAPDNPQGPLSSRVHPPKSNIFARRGRFVMGDSDKDMAPMDSFCQMDHLMAPSVIKFPVNLERGKLHKLLSTDSITGWSEKAFRFYDRRRIFDAVAQGNTKDLSDLLLYLNRTFKHLTDEEFKEPETGKTCLLKAMLNLHDGKNDTIPLLLDIARKTGTLKEFVNAEYTDNYYKGQTALHIAIERRNMYLVKLLVQNGADVHARACGEFFRKIKGKSGFYFGELPLSLAACTNQLCIVKFLLENPYQAANIAAEDSMGNMVLHTLVEIADNTKDNTKFVTKMYNNILILGAKINPILKLEELTNKKGLTPLTLAAKTGKIGIFAYILRREIKDPECRHLSRKFTEWAYGPVHSSLYDLSCIDTCEKNSVLEILAYSSETPNRHEMLLVEPLNRLLQDKWDRFVKHLFYFNFFVYTMHITILTAAAYYRPVQKNEKPPFTFGYSTGEYFRVTGEILSVLGGLYFFFRGIQYFVQRRPSLRTLIVDGYSEVLFFVHSLLLLSSVVLYFCGQELYVASMVFSLALGWTNMLYYTRGFQQMGIYSVMIAKMILRDLCRFMFVYLVFLLGFSTAVVTLIEDDNEGQETNISDYARCCHLKRGRTSYNSLYYTCLELFKFTIGMGDLEFTENYRFKSVFVILLVLYVILTYILLLNMLIALMGETVNKIAQESKSIWKLQRAITILDIENSYLNCLRHSFRSGKQVLVGITPDGQDDYRWCFRVDEVNWSTWNTNLGIINEDPGYSGDLRRNLSFSIRPGRVSGKHWKTLVPLLKDGEKRREEPHKPPEEVKLKPVLEPYFEPEDSEELKESIPKSA